The Raphanus sativus cultivar WK10039 chromosome 2, ASM80110v3, whole genome shotgun sequence genome includes a region encoding these proteins:
- the LOC108840822 gene encoding acyltransferase GLAUCE, translating into MGASYQECSSLLLQDLKVTIKESSLIFPSEETLTHERKYMFLSNVDQVLNFDVQTVHFFRPNKDYSPEIVSEMLRKALVEAMDVYEFLAGRLRLNPSSGRLDVDCNGAGAGFVTAESEYTLEKLGDLVYPNPAFAELVTSQLQSLPRDDQPLFAFQVTSFKCGGFAMGISTNHTTFDGLSFKTFLDNLASLLSEKPLSTPPCNDRTLLKARTPPRVTFPHHELVQFQDSETTTVFEATSEHLDFNIFKLSSQQISRLKEKASESISSVCVRVTGFNVVTALVWRCKALSLVEEEEVDDLEKESTILYAVDIRGRLDPQLPSSYTGNAVLTAYAKAKRKVLLEEPFGKIVEMVGEGANRITNEYARSAIDWGEMYKGFPHGEVLVSSWWKLGFAEVEYPWGKPKYCCPVVYHRKDIVLLFPDIDGDGKGVYVLAALPSKEMTMFQKWFEDTLC; encoded by the exons ATGGGTGCTTCGTACCAAGAATGTTCATCATTGCTTCTTCAAGATCTCAAAGTGACGATCAAAGAATCATCACTCATTTTCCCATCTGAAGAAACCTTAACCCATGAGAGAAAATATATGTTCTTGTCCAATGTCGACCAAGTTCTCAACTTTGATGTCCAAACGGTTCATTTCTTCCGACCAAACAAAGATTATTCTCCGGAGATTGTGTCGGAGATGCTGAGAAAGGCGTTGGTAGAAGCAATGGACGTTTACGAGTTTTTGGCCGGGAGACTTCGTCTGAACCCTAGCTCTGGGCGCCTGGATGTTGACTGTAACGGTGCCGGAGCTGGGTTTGTAACGGCGGAGAGTGAGTACACTTTAGAGAAACTTGGAGATTTGGTTTATCCGAATCCAGCTTTTGCTGAATTGGTTACAAGTCAGCTTCAATCTTTACCTAGAGATGATCAACCATTGTTTGCTTTTCAG GTGACATCATTCAAGTGCGGTGGATTTGCAATGGGAATCTCAACAAACCATACAACGTTCGATGGACTTAGTTTCAAAACATTTCTCGACAACTTAGCCTCTCTACTAAGTGAAAAGCCTTTATCAACACCTCCATGCAACGACCGTACTCTTCTCAAAGCTCGTACTCCACCACGTGTCACATTCCCACACCACGAGCTTGTCCAATTCCAAGACTCGGAGACAACAACAGTCTTCGAAGCTACTTCAGAGCACTTAGACTTCAACATCTTCAAGCTATCCTCTCAACAAATCTCGAGGCTCAAGGAGAAGGCCTCGGAGAGTATTAGTAGTGTTTGTGTTCGTGTGACGGGTTTCAACGTCGTAACCGCTTTGGTTTGGAGGTGCAAGGCACTCTCtttagtagaagaagaagaggtggaTGATCTTGAAAAAGAATCAACCATTCTTTACGCGGTGGACATTAGAGGGAGGCTGGATCCTCAGCTTCCCTCTTCATACACGGGAAACGCGGTTTTAACGGCGTACGCAAAGGCGAAACGTAAGGTATTGCTCGAAGAACCGTTTGGGAAGATTGTGGAAATGGTAGGAGAAGGTGCAAATCGGATAACGAATGAGTACGCCAGATCCGCTATAGATTGGGGAGAAATGTACAAAGGGTTTCCACATGGAGAAGTTTTGGTTTCATCGTGGTGGAAACTGGGATTTGCGGAGGTTGAATATCCATGGGGAAAGCCAAAGTATTGCTGTCCCGTTGTGTATCATCGGAAAGACATAGTTTTGCTGTTTCCAGACATTGATGGAGATGGTAAAGGTGTTTATGTCTTGGCCGCTTTGCCTTCTAAGGAGATGACCATGTTTCAGAAATGGTTTGAAGACACCCTTTGCTGA